In Deltaproteobacteria bacterium, the following proteins share a genomic window:
- a CDS encoding tetratricopeptide repeat protein, with product MSRFLKESFVPVLTVLLLLVGFIAYLQNLAQVASSRPTVIKIKAEEIATANKGEVNNEDETDDGEEVSAVELERIENFVKGRELYRSADYNKAENFFKLALGQIPDNPFILNYLGLIELKMRNYENASQIFKKAITLKADFAKAYVNLGHAVRYLGDYEGAEEAYKKAIALEPAYDIPFYNLGILYLGQKKYSDAAASLLKAIDMSSGIQKAKSSFNLGLAYVRMGDKKRAENAYLEAINLYPAYIEPRMNLALIQPASEEGKRKKEGLYKRVLNLRPDYTPAYFNLGIFYKEEKRYKKAEKYYKEAIKHNPAYREAKYNLGLLYLGKNRLDLAEERFLSLVRETNAQKEDFFNLARIYYKQKDYEKSIEFYNQAIDKGGGKYAEAFLNRGLAYGKMGRHEEGRSSIIKAIAIKPDYETAHYNLGQSYYKEKKYKVALREFGEAARIKGSYYKAWHQMGVIYKKLENIDAAIESYEKALKAKPDYVKSRMNMGKLLFQKGDYRGSVREYEKVSALYPQYLPAWFRLGKGHAKMGNLDEAIRAYGKILALKPENIKALRELGILYAGSDKGEKAQAITLFNKVLEQKPDDIKTRLLLAQELQKSGAKKEAIQEVRKTVSLSPSSIEGWLAFARIYKDSGNKDKAVKYYKRVLQLDPHNKEAKKYIERLSNGAR from the coding sequence ATGTCGAGATTCCTTAAAGAAAGCTTTGTCCCTGTTCTGACTGTTTTATTACTGCTGGTGGGATTTATTGCCTATTTGCAAAACCTTGCCCAGGTGGCCAGTTCCAGACCGACTGTCATTAAAATAAAGGCAGAGGAGATAGCAACAGCAAATAAGGGGGAAGTAAACAACGAGGATGAGACCGATGACGGGGAAGAAGTATCGGCAGTGGAACTGGAAAGGATTGAGAACTTTGTAAAAGGAAGGGAGCTTTACCGGTCTGCTGATTACAACAAGGCAGAGAACTTTTTTAAGCTGGCCCTTGGTCAAATTCCGGATAATCCCTTTATACTAAATTATCTCGGTCTCATAGAATTAAAAATGCGCAACTATGAGAATGCATCTCAAATTTTCAAAAAAGCGATAACCCTGAAAGCTGATTTTGCAAAGGCATATGTTAATCTTGGACATGCAGTAAGATATCTGGGGGATTATGAGGGCGCTGAGGAGGCCTACAAAAAAGCGATCGCCCTGGAACCGGCATATGACATTCCTTTTTATAATTTGGGGATTCTTTATTTAGGACAAAAAAAATACAGCGATGCCGCTGCCAGTCTTTTGAAAGCAATCGACATGAGCAGCGGAATACAAAAAGCGAAGTCTTCATTCAACCTTGGTCTTGCCTATGTGAGGATGGGGGATAAAAAGAGGGCTGAAAATGCCTATCTTGAAGCAATAAACCTTTATCCCGCTTATATAGAACCCAGAATGAACCTGGCGCTTATTCAACCCGCTTCTGAAGAAGGGAAAAGAAAAAAAGAAGGCCTTTACAAAAGGGTGCTCAATTTAAGGCCCGATTATACACCGGCCTACTTTAATCTCGGAATCTTCTACAAAGAGGAAAAGCGTTATAAAAAAGCCGAAAAGTACTACAAGGAAGCTATTAAGCATAATCCTGCCTACAGGGAAGCAAAATACAATCTCGGCCTTCTTTATCTGGGTAAAAACAGGCTTGACCTTGCTGAAGAAAGATTTTTGTCTCTCGTTAGAGAGACAAATGCTCAAAAAGAAGACTTTTTTAACCTGGCAAGAATCTACTACAAACAGAAAGATTACGAAAAATCGATAGAATTTTATAACCAGGCCATAGACAAAGGGGGAGGCAAATATGCCGAAGCTTTCCTGAACAGGGGACTTGCTTATGGAAAGATGGGAAGACATGAAGAAGGAAGAAGTTCCATCATAAAGGCAATCGCCATAAAGCCGGATTATGAAACAGCTCACTATAATCTGGGACAGAGTTACTATAAAGAAAAAAAATATAAGGTAGCCCTCCGGGAGTTTGGTGAGGCTGCAAGAATAAAAGGGAGCTATTATAAGGCGTGGCACCAGATGGGCGTAATATACAAGAAACTGGAAAACATTGATGCCGCCATAGAGAGTTACGAAAAAGCGCTTAAAGCGAAACCGGACTATGTTAAATCACGTATGAATATGGGCAAACTCCTTTTTCAAAAGGGTGACTACAGGGGCTCGGTCAGGGAATATGAAAAAGTATCGGCGCTCTATCCCCAGTACCTGCCTGCCTGGTTCAGGCTGGGGAAAGGCCATGCAAAAATGGGAAACCTGGATGAAGCAATAAGGGCCTATGGTAAAATTCTCGCCCTCAAACCGGAAAATATTAAGGCATTGCGAGAACTGGGGATTCTCTATGCCGGCTCAGATAAGGGTGAGAAGGCGCAAGCCATCACGTTATTTAACAAAGTACTCGAACAAAAACCGGATGATATAAAAACACGGTTGCTTCTGGCACAGGAATTGCAAAAATCAGGCGCAAAAAAAGAAGCTATCCAGGAGGTCAGAAAAACAGTCAGCCTTTCTCCCTCATCTATTGA